A genome region from Salinigranum halophilum includes the following:
- a CDS encoding lamin tail domain-containing protein, translating to MFRRDGLSVLALSILLLLAGCTAGISPTTQATESTGAGSLEQGVTVTVIKVTDGDTMDVRFANGSEETIRLLGVDTPEVYAENSPSEWEGVPETQAGRDWLRQWGARASEFATSELDGERVEIRVDPQEDRRGGYGRLLVYLSTADTERSFNYRLIERGYARLYDTPFTERDAFVAAEADARESGTGVWSFGDEIESQTASSIQDSPLELVEVNADAAGNDNENLDDEYLVFENTDPEPLEISGWTVSDSAGHTYTVPDGVRLKPGARIRLVTGPGSDTQSALYWGEDQALWNNGGDTVTVRTANGETVLKQAY from the coding sequence GTGTTCAGACGCGACGGTCTCTCCGTACTCGCCCTCTCGATACTCCTCTTGCTTGCCGGCTGTACGGCCGGTATCTCGCCGACAACACAGGCGACAGAGTCAACTGGAGCTGGAAGCCTTGAACAGGGAGTCACTGTCACAGTCATCAAGGTGACCGATGGCGACACGATGGACGTCCGTTTCGCCAACGGGAGCGAGGAGACGATTCGACTGCTCGGCGTCGACACACCCGAAGTCTACGCGGAGAACAGCCCCAGCGAGTGGGAGGGAGTTCCCGAGACGCAGGCCGGCCGCGACTGGCTCCGACAGTGGGGCGCGAGAGCCAGCGAGTTCGCGACGAGCGAACTCGACGGCGAGCGTGTCGAGATTCGCGTCGACCCACAGGAAGATCGGCGTGGGGGGTACGGTCGCCTCCTTGTGTATCTCTCGACAGCCGACACTGAGCGGTCGTTCAACTACCGACTCATCGAGCGCGGCTATGCACGACTGTACGATACACCGTTCACCGAGCGCGATGCGTTCGTTGCGGCCGAGGCAGACGCACGAGAATCCGGGACCGGCGTGTGGAGCTTTGGCGACGAGATAGAGAGTCAGACAGCATCGAGTATCCAAGACTCCCCACTCGAACTCGTCGAGGTCAACGCGGACGCCGCAGGTAACGACAACGAAAACCTCGACGATGAGTACCTCGTCTTCGAGAATACTGACCCGGAGCCACTCGAGATCTCGGGGTGGACGGTTTCCGATTCAGCAGGGCACACGTACACCGTTCCAGATGGCGTCCGGCTGAAACCGGGTGCACGTATTCGACTCGTCACAGGGCCGGGGAGCGATACACAGTCGGCGCTTTACTGGGGCGAAGACCAAGCACTCTGGAACAACGGTGGGGATACAGTGACGGTTCGGACGGCGAATGGTGAGACGGTTCTGAAGCAAGCCTACTGA
- a CDS encoding PIN domain-containing protein: protein MKLVDSSFLIDYAIGDEDALTYLAAHDAEEIGASTIVCSELYRGLMITQEMTQEEAMSKYEWVEPVAFTNTTAAGAAAIRTELRSKGELINRSDLYIAGTARSLGVPLVAGDDYFHAIEGLDLETYRESRG, encoded by the coding sequence GTGAAGCTCGTCGACTCATCTTTTCTTATCGATTACGCGATAGGAGACGAGGACGCACTCACCTACTTGGCCGCTCACGACGCCGAAGAGATTGGCGCGTCAACTATCGTCTGTTCCGAACTCTATCGGGGGTTGATGATCACCCAAGAAATGACACAGGAGGAAGCGATGTCGAAATACGAGTGGGTTGAGCCGGTGGCATTCACGAATACGACTGCCGCTGGAGCGGCGGCGATCCGCACTGAACTCCGTTCTAAGGGCGAGTTAATCAACAGGAGTGATCTCTACATCGCTGGGACTGCGCGCTCACTCGGAGTTCCGCTCGTTGCCGGAGACGACTATTTCCACGCTATCGAGGGACTGGACCTCGAAACGTATAGAGAGTCACGCGGTTGA